In the genome of Erinaceus europaeus chromosome 8, mEriEur2.1, whole genome shotgun sequence, one region contains:
- the LEP gene encoding leptin, producing the protein MHWGPLCQFLWLWPYLSYLEAVPIERIQDDTKTLIKTTILRINSMSHKQPTTFRHRVSGLDFIPELQPEPSFSSMEQTLSIYQQILTNLLSRNGVQVINDLENLRELLHLQSSSKGCPKPQASHSESLGKLEEDLESSLFSMEVVTLGKLREVLQNMLQQLELHPGC; encoded by the exons ATGCATTGGGGACCCCTGTGTCAATTCCTGTGGCTGTGGCCCTACCTGTCCTACCTTGAGGCAGTACCCATCGAAAGGATCCAAGATGACACCAAAACCCTCATCAAGACCACTATCCTCAGGATCAACAGCATGTCACacaag CAGCCCACCACCTTCAGACACAGAGTCTCCGGCCTGGACTTCATCCCCGAGCTCCAGCCTGAACCTAGTTTTTCCTCGATGGAGCAGACCCTGAGCATATACCAACAGATCCTCACCAACCTGCTTTCCAGAAATGGTGTCCAAGTCATCAACGACCTGGAGAACCTCCGGGAACTCCTGCACCTGCAGAGCTCCTCCAAAGGCTGTCCCAAGCCCCAGGCCAGCCACTCCGAAAGCCTGGGGAAACTGGAAGAGGACCTGGAGAGCTCCCTCTTCTCCATGGAGGTGGTGACCCTGGGCAAGCTGCGGGAGGTTCTTCAAAACATGCTGCAGCAGCTGGAGCTCCACCCGGGCTGCTGA